Within the Desulfovibrio sp. genome, the region CTTCATTTCGTCGGACATGTCAAAGTTCATGTTCATGCCCTTGGGGGGGATGGGCTGCTTGAACCAGCGCTGGTAAGACTTTTCAGCCTCGCCGTTGAGTTGCAGTTCGGCAATGGTGCCGTCCACCAGCTTCTTGAAGGGGGCGTCGCCCTTGCGAACCATGCAGCCGTAGGCTTCAAAGCTCTGGGGGGTGCCCACGATGACCCAGTCGGCAGGTTTTTTGGCCTTGGCGCGTTCGCCAGCCAGCAGGGCATCGTCAATAAAGAAGGCCACGGCGCGGCCAGATTCCACCGTGCGGAAGGCATCGCCATGGTCCTTGACGCTGATGACGTTGATGCCGAGCTTCTTTTCGTCGTTCATCTTGTTCAGCAGCATTTCGGAAGTGGTGCCGGCGGTGACGGCCACATTCTTGCCCTTGAGGTCGTCAAAGTCTTTGATGCCGGAGTTTTTGTGCGTAAGCAGGCGGGTGCCGACAATAAAGAAGGTGTTGGAAAAATCCACCTGCTGCTGGCGGTCAAGATTGTTGGTGGTTGAACCACACTCGAAGTCGTAGGTGCCGTTCTGGAGCAGGGGAATGCGGTTTTGCGAGGTAATGGGGACAAAACGCACTTTCAGGTCGGGCATGTTGAGCTGCTTTTTCACAGCGTCAACAACCTTGTTGGAGTAGTCTTGCGCATAACCAATGACGTTCTGCTGCAAGTCATAGTACGAAAAAGGTACGGAGGATTCGCGATGCCCTACAACGATTACGCCGGTTTCCTTGATTTTTTTCAGGGTGCCGGTCAGTTCTTCCGCCTGAGCAGAGGCATGGGTGGCGGTAAGCAGCAACAAGCCTGCCAGCGCGGACAAAAGGATTTTTTTCAGGGTCATGGTTTCCTCCTAAAAAGGTGCATTGCAGGGAGCAAACTTTGGATTTGTTCGATAAACGTCCCCAAAATCCCTTGCGGGAAAAGTTGTGGTCCTTAACCAATGTAAACCGTCAGCGTCGGCGCACGGCCGGAAACTGGCGGAAATTACCAATATAGAGGGCTGCCGATTTGCACGGTCAAGCGCTGAGGGTGCTTTCAAAAAAGGAAAGACGTCCGCTGCCGGCAGCGCGCCCATGGCAGGCACTGTCGGCATGGCCTCATTGCTTGACGGCTTGTTCGGGGGGGGGTCCGCAGGCTGCCGCCCATGAAGAGCACAGGTTAAATTGGCAAGAAATCTGTGTTATCGCCCCTTATAACCTAGTTAGTTTTATAAATAATGAACCTCTTGTCAACAAGTTATGAAATTGACCGGCAAATCGGGCCGTAATTATCCAGCAAAGCGCAAGAAAATCAGAGTGCGCATGGGGGGCGGCAACGCACCTCGAGCCATAAAAAAGCGCCAGACATTTTGCCTGGCGCTGCTGCCTGAAAGACTGACAGGGGCGCTTTTGGGTCACACGCTGAGATTGAGACCTGCAAGAACACTCATACTGCCGTCTGAATAGCTGCCGAAATATGAACTTGAGCTATCCGAACCTGACCACCAGGCGGCCATGGACTCCACCTCTATGCGTTTGCGCATTTCTGACGGTGCTATCTGCATGGCCTTACGCGCGTCATCAAGGCCGGAAAGTGCCTCGATTTGCTGATATTGTTTGACCAGGGCAGGGTTGTCGTCAAAAAACTGCTGTATCTTTGCCTTGTCTGCGCTGTCGCTGACAACGGTGACGCTGCCGTCGGTATTAACCTGAAGGGTGAACTTGACATCGGCGTCCACGCCAAGACTGTTCAGGCCGCTGTTAATAGTGGATCCCAGGGTGCTTTTGCTGAGTACCGCCTGGGCGTTCGTGAGTTCACTATTGCTGACCGAGACCTGAACATTGCCCGTTGCGCCCAGCCTGAGGCTGACGGCAGAAGAATCCACATTCTGTGTTTTCAGTTGGGCCGTAAGTTTTTGAGCCAGATCTGGATTTTTTTTAAGCCATTCATTGATTGCGTCGGCCTGTTCGCTTTCACCGCTGACCTCAAGCTGTCCGTCGGCATTAAGCGTAAAATTCATGGGAGTGGACAGGTCGACGCCCATTTCTTTCAAGGCGGCACGCAGCTTCGTGCTCAGGTCGCTGCTTGAATCAAGGGCCGTCTGTATGGCGGTCTGAGCGGTGTTGAGCACAGTAAGCTTGCCTGTGCTGCTTACTTTCATATTCACAGAGGTGCTGGCGTCAACACCGGCGGAAGTAAGGGCCGAGCGCAGGTCCGTGCCGATGCTGGGATTGGCGTCAAGCCATGCCTGGGCTGCTTTCTGGTCAGAAGCGTCAGAGCTTGAGGCGGTCAGCTTGCCGTCTTTATCCAGCGTGAAGGTAATGTTTTCGGGGTTGCTGACCCCAATTTCCGAAAGCCCGCTCTTGACGCTGTCGTTGAAGCTTGAAAGCAATTGTTCACGATATTTGGTTATCTGGCTGAACGTCACGCGGCTGTTGTCTGAAAGCCCCATGGATTCCATGGCGTACTTGGTCAGTTCAACCATGCTGGAAAGCTGGCTGGTCATGGAGTTGCTGGAACTGAGGAGACTGCTCAGGCTACTGGACGAACTGCTGGAGGAGCTGCTGGTTCCTGTGCTCTTCAACTGCTGCCCCTGCCATTGCAGTAAGGCCGTGTTATAGCTGCTGATGCTGGATATGCTCATGGTTCCTCCCGGTAATGCTTGCCGTATAATATCTGCCTGAATCTGATGCATAATATGGGCCATTTTGAGCTTTTACCATGTATGGCCACGCAAATGGGACGCTGCGCGCGTGCGCAGGAAAAACTTGCCGTACGGGAAGATGGCGCGTATCCCTTGCAATGATGGACAGCCCACATAAAATAGGCTAGAGAGCGAGCATGGCAGTACAATCGTCCATGAATGAAACCGTTGAATTTGACGATTCAGCTCTGGCGAATCAGCTATTTGGGCCCCACAATGCGCATCTGGATCTGTTGGCTGTGGCCAGCGGGGCGCGCATCTCAAGCCGTGGAGCCCGCATTCTGATCGAATCGTCGGATGCGGATGTTCGTCAGGTCTTGTGCAATGTTTTTGTGCAACTGTATGAATTGCTGCGGGGCGGGCTTGTTCTGAGTCAGCAGGACTTTGCGCGCGCGTACGAGATGCTCAGGGCGGACTCCGGGCTGAACCTGTCGCAGATTTTCCGCGACGCGGTTTTTGTGAACACGCCCCGCAAAACGGTCACAGCCCGCAATGTGGCCCAGCGCACCTATCTTGATCTTTTACGGCGTCATGAGCTGGTTTTTGCCGTTGGCCCGGCTGGCACGGGCAAAACCTATCTGGCTGTGGCCATGGCCCTGTCCATGTTTCAGCAGCACAAGGTCAAACGTATCGTGCTCACCCGTCCAGCGGTGGAAGCAGGGGAACGTCTGGGTTTTCTGCCCGGCGATCTGGCGGAAAAAGTCAATCCCTACCTTCGGCCCCTCTATGACGCCCTGCACGATATGATGCCCCAGCCCAAGGTAGCATCCATGATGGAGGTAGGCTCCATTGAAGTGGCCCCCCTTGCCTTTATGCGGGGGCGCACCCTCAATGACGCCTTCATAATTTTGGACGAAGCCCAGAACACCACTCAGGAACAGATGAAAATGTTTCTCACGCGCATGGGTTTTGGCTCGCGGATGGTCGTTACCGGCGATATTACGCAGATTGATCTGCCTATGCAGCCTGGGGGCCAGCGTCCGCGTTCAGGGCTCATTCATGCACTAAACATCCTTCCTGATGTGCCTGGTTTGGCCGTACACCGCTTCAGCAAAGCTGACGTTGTGCGCCATCCTTTGGTGGGAGCCATTGTAAACGCTTATGATAACGCAGAAAAAGACGGCACGACCAGCTAGCTTCCTGGCTCTCATTCATGCATTGAGGGCGCGGCATCATTGCGGTTGGGGGCTGGCAGCCCTCATCATTACTTTTTTTGCCCTGTCGCTTCTGGCCGGGGCCAATTTTGAAGTGGTGCCCAGAATCTATGTGGCCGGGCAGGTGGCGGATTCTGACGTTATCGCCGACCGCGACATTCTTGTGGAAGATACGCAGGCCACCAAGGCGCGCCGCAAGCAGGTGCTGTTCTTGCAGCCGCCTGTGTATGACCTGAGCCTGGAACCCTATGTGGCTTTTCAAAACCGCATTGTGGAAATTTTGCGCAGCCTGAATAACGGGGTGGACTACAAATCCCAGGAAGGCCCTTTGCAGCGCCTGGCCGACGAGCTGACCCCGCCCGTGACTGATGAGGTGCTGCCCGAACTGTCGCATCCCGATGTTCAGTCCTATCTGCTGAAAACGCTGCTGCCCAGCATCCGCGAGCATATGGCCGAAGGGCTTGTGGGCGACATACGTTCGGCCAGGGTCGGACGCAGCGGCGTCATCATCCGCAATCTTGATAATAATACGGAAATCCTGCGCCCGGACGTGACCAACCTGCCAGACGTGCAATCGTTTCTGGCCGAGGTTTCTTCCATCGTCCGCCAGGTACCCACCTTGAACGCGCAGTCGCGGCGGGCCATCAATATTCTGCTTTCCGCCACAGTGCCAGCCTCGCTCACGCTTAACCGGGAAGCCACGCAAAAGCGCGGCAACGCCGTCATGAGCATGGTGGAGCCGGTTTACTATCAAATTCTCAAGGGCGAACTCCTGATACGCAAGGGTGAGCGTGTCAGCCGCGAACAGCAGATAAAGCTGCAAACCCTGTATAAATCCGCGTCTGACCCCATGCATTGGGGCACGGCCATGGGAACCTTTTTGTGTTCCCTGCTCCTGAGCGTCGGTTTTTTTGTCGCACCCAGCGGCAAACCCGGAACCCCGTTACGCTGTAAGGATATGCTGCTGATTTCGCTGCTGCTTCTGCTTTTTAGCGTAGGGGCTAAGATTGTCTATGTGCTTGGTCTGCGCATGGACAGCGTGACCTTTCTCAATACCCTGGGCCTGGGCTTTCCCGTGGCGGGCGCCGTGGGGCTTGTGGCCATGGTCTTTGCGGCCCGTCGCTACTGCACCATGGGGCTTTTGCTGTCGTTCTTCACCATGCTCATGTTTCAGGAAGATTTTTACTTCTTTCTGTTCCAGTTTCTTGGGGGCATGCTGGCCACATGGCTTGTGACCAACGCCCAGAGCCGTCAGGATGTGGTGTGGAGCATCGTGCCCCTGACCATAGGCCAGTCGCTCATCTGGTTCGGCACAGCCCTGCTGTCGCAGACGGCCCCGGCCGAACTGCCTATGCAGCTTGCCGCAGTGGCCATCAACAGCCTGCTGTCGCTCATCCTGCTTTTTGCCGTCAGCCCCGTGCTGGAACTGAGCTTTGGCTACAGTACGCGCTTCCGCCTGATGGAACTCATGAGCCTTGAACAGCCGCTCATGCAGGAACTTATGGTGACGGTGCCCGGCACCTATCACCATTCGCTGGTGGTATCCAACATGGTGGAAGCCGGGGCCAAGGCCATTGGCGCCAACAGCCTGCTGTGCAAGGTGGCGGCGCTCTATCATGACGTGGGCAAGCTGTCCTACCCTGAGTATTTCATCGAAAACCAGTTTGGCGGTCACAACAAGCACGACAAGCTGGCGCCGTCCATGAGCGCGCTCATCCTGCTGTCCCATGTCAAAAAAGGCACGGAACTGGCCGAACGCTACAAGCTGGGCCAGGACATTGTAGATATCATCAGCCAGCACCACGGTACGCGCATCATCCGCTATTTTTACCAGAAAGCCCTCAATTTGGGCGAAAAACCCAGAGAGTCCGATTACAGCTATCTGGGGCCAAGGCCGCAGACCAAGGAAGCCGCCATTCTCATGCTGGCCGACTCGGTGGAGGCTTCAAGCCGTACGCTCACCGATCCTACCCCGGCACGCATCAAGAGCCATATTGACGCCATCATCAAGGGGATTTTCTCCGAAGGGCAGTTGGACGAGTCCGAGCTGACGTTCAAGGATCTGCATTATCTCAGCGAGAATTTCCAGCGCATCCTTACGGGTATTTTTCACCAGCGTATTGCCTATCCCGACGCCAAAATTCGCGACGTTGCCAGCAAGGTCGGGGGTAAGGCCGACGCTAAGCCTGAAGGCAAGCCTGAAGGAAAGCCCGACGGCAAGCCTGAAGGAAAGGCCGATGGTAAGCCGGATGCCAAACCGGAGGGCAAGCCCAATGGCACGCCTGAAGCCCGGCGGGAAAGCAAGGCTGACGCCCGGCAGGAGCCCAGTGGCGAGAACGGAGGCACTGCCTCCCCGGCTGCGGGTATGCCTGTGCTTCCCTATGTTCCTGTTGTTACGCCTTATGCCGCATCGCAGGGCGGGGCGATGAATGGCAACACGGAAAATGCGAAAACCGAAAGGACGTCTGCCGCGCCCACAAATGGCGGCCGCCCGGATCTTACCGCCGCCGGGGCGCAGCCAGACCAGCCAGGGCAAGCCCAGCCAGAGCAGGGTGCGTGGCAAAAACCTTCGGACAAAGGCGCGCGGTGACATTGTTTTCTTCATCCCTCGCGCGCGCAAAAGGCGGCGGACGGGTTCGCATCTTTTGCCATTACCCTCAGGGCGCTGCCTTCACGCCGCTCCACTGGCGTCAGATGGAAACAGCGCTTGAGGCCATGCTTGAAGCCCTTCCGGCTGCGGCTCCGCGTGCCGCCGAAGAATTTCAGGTTCCGGCGGAAGTGGAGCTTTTCTTACTGGACGATGCCGCCATTGCAGATGCCAACGCCAGGCATCTCGGCTGCACTGGCCCCACCAATATTCTTTCCTTTCCCGGCGGGGCGGACGCTCCCGGAGTTTTACTGCTTTCGCTGGACACGCTGCGCAGGGAGTGCCTGCTGTACGGGCAGGATCCGTCCGAGCATGCCGTGCGGCTTCTGGCCCACGGCATGGGGCATTTGTGCGGACTGGATCACGGCCCGGCCATGGATGCCCTTTGTGAAGGCTGCATGGATGCGGGCTGCATGGCCCTGTGCAATGAAAAGGGCGCGGAGCCGGTTTGTGCAGTGTCTTTTTGATGTGAGCGGCGGATCGTGGGCGGACGAGCGGCCGTGAAGGCGAGGGCGCAGGAGTTTGCGCGGGAAAACGTCGTTGCGGTGTGCCGTAACCCTTGCGAGGGGACACCCGTACGACGGATATTATTTGGTTTGCCCCAGGGAAGCACTGATTAAAGAATCTTCTGGAAACGCGCTGGTATTTCGTCTGGCAAGGCGCGAGTTTTTTTGAAGCAGGAGTGGACTCTTCCGTCCTCGACTGTTTCAAAAAAAGTGAAGCAAGTCCGCCAAACGAAATAAATCAGCGTTTCCCTAAAGTTTTGCCAGTGCCTGACAATGTAGGTCCCGCAGCTTTCTGGCTGAAATTTCCCCTTTGTCGCGCCACTCCTCTGGCAGACGCAAATCAAGAAGCACAGCCAGATGTGCAAGAGCCATAGTGCTGAGAGGGCTGCCGCTGTCCGCATCCACCAGGCGCCAGAAACGCTGGTCAAGCCCTGATGCGTGAACCCGCCAGAGCAGGTCGCGGCGGGTTCCGGGCCGAAGCATTGAATACATGCCGCCTTTCATATGTTCGGCTGCCGCGATCGCTCCGGCTTTGGCAAAACGGACTGGCAGGCGCAAGCGGCGCGCCAGTTCCGCGCTCAGGGCAACACCACGTTTTTCATGGCCGTAGTGATGCGGCAGCAGGGCAGGATCGGTCTGGATTTTTCCGAGATCATGACAAAGCGCCATCCAGGCCGTCAGTGCGTCGCCAGCGACCATGTCCATAATGCGCAGGCTGTGCCCAAGAACCGAGTTGTTGTGCCATTGCGCCGGGCCCGCCGGAATTCGGCTCGCTTCGTCCAGTTCCGCCAGCCAGGGCCGCAAGGCTTGCCCCTGGGCCAGCACGCGAAAAAAGCGGCCAGGAGCCGGAGCCCCCAGAGCCTTGAGAATCTCGCGCCCCACACGTTCGGCGGGCAGAGCGGCCAGTTCCGCTGCCGAAAGGGCGCGCATCTGCTCAAAGGCGTTTTTGTCAATGCTCCAGTCAGGCCAGGCGGCGGCAAAGCGCGCCAGGCGGAAAATTCTTGTGGGATCGCAGGCAAAAGACGTGGGAGAGGCCGGGCGCAGAATGCGCCGCCGCAGATCGTGAAGGGCCTGTGGGTGCGAGTACAGTCTTCCCGCGCTGTCCAGGGCCAGGGCATTGACCGTGAGGTCACGCGCCATGAGGTCATTTTCGGGGCTGTTCCCGCGCAGGGGCATGCATTCACGCCCGCGCCACAGGCAAACGTGCACGCTTTTGCCCACACGGCGGGCATGGGGATGAGCATCCAGAAAATCTTCCACAGTGCCGTCAAAGGCGAAATCCAGTTCCGTGGGCGTCCGGCCCACCAGCATGTCGCGCACCGCGCCGCCAACGAGGTAAAGTTCCATGGTCGCAGTATGTCACAGTCATCCACATGAGGGAAGCGAGGAGGTGGCTTCAATGCCGGATTCGCGCCCGCCCGCCATCTGGCGCTTTGGACATCTGGCCTCATGCCTTGATGCCGCCATGCATATGGCCGCCAGCGGCCTGCTTGCGCCGTGGGACAGCGTGCAGTGCGCCGCCCAGAGCGCCGGGCGCGGGCAGTTGCGGCGCTCCTGGTATTCGCCGCCGGGCAATATCTATGTGGCCTTGCGGTTGCCGGTGACCCCACCTTTTGACGGTTCCGCAGCGGCTCCGGCCACAGCGTTTTTATTGGCAAAAGCCCTGCGGAGCGAGGGCTGGCCTGTACAGCTCAAGTGGCCTAACGATATTGTTATTGTGGACGCTGACGGGCAGCCCAAAAAATTGGCGGGCATTTTGCTTGAGGAGCGCGGCGGCATACTGCTGGCGGGTATGGGCATCAACGTGGATTTTTCCCCGCCAGCCGCCATATTACGGGCAGACGCCGCCATGGAGGCCACCTGTCTGCGTGACGCTTGCAGGCATGCGGAGGGGCAATATAATTCTACAGCGGAAGCCCTATGGCAACGGCTTGTAATGCTCATTCATTCAGCATATATTGACTGCCACTCATTTTCCGAGCAGTGGAAAAAGCGCGCCGACAGTCTTTTGCTGTGGCGTGGAAAAAATGTGGAGCTGCGCGACGATGGGCGCATTGTGCGCGGCTGGTTGGCGGGTTTAAGCCCGGCAGGCGGCCTTTGTCTTAACCGAAACGGACGGCTTGAGGAATTTTTCAGCGGAAGCCTTCTGCTAACTGGCAGAGCAGCAGTAAAGGGTTAAAAGGCATGGGCAACAAGACATTCGCGGAAGTGCAAGATTTTTTGAAGGGTAAGGTAATACTTGTCGCCAACCGGGGTATTCCGGGCAGGCGCATCTGCCGTTCCATTCGGGAACGGTTCGACGCCGTGGCAGCCATGACCGCCACTGATGTGGACAAAACCGCTCCGGCGGCCTCCACCGCTCAGGAGCTGGTTCTGCTGGGAGCAGAACCGCGCGCCTACCTGGACATTGATGGCGTCATCGCCAAGGCCAAGCAGCGCGGCGTCGTTGGCATCCACCCCGGCTGGGGGTTCGCCTCTGAAGACACGCGTTTTCCCGCGCGCTGCAAAGAAGCGGGCATTACCTTTATCGGCGCCACCGCCGAGGCCATGAACCTGCTCGGCAACAAGGTTCAGGCGCGGGAAGTAGCGCGAAAGCTCGGCATTCCTGTGGTTCCCGGTTCGGACGGCGCGGTTGACGTCCCCACGGCCAAAAAGCTTATCAGCGAGATGGGGCTGCCCATCATGCTCAAGGCTGAAGGCGGCGGCGGCGGTCGCGGTATTTTCGCCATTCACAATGAAGCTGAACTTGAGGACGCCTTTTTCAAGGCTTCCACCATGGCGCAGGCTTCTTTTGGCAACCCGCGCCTGTTTGTGGAGAAGTTTCTCGCTGACGTGCGCCACATTGAAATCCAGGTCATTGCCGACATGTACGGCAATGTCTTTGCCTTTGATGAACGCGACTGTACCGTGCAGCGCAATCACCAGAAACTCATTGAGATAACCCCCTCGCCCTGGTCGGGTCTCTCGCGCAACCTGCGCGAGCGGCTCAAGGACTACTCGCGCCGCCTGGTGCGCGCGGTGGGCTATCACAGCCTGGCAACGGTGGAGTTTCTGGTCACGCCCGAAGGCACGCCCTATCTTATCGAGGTCAATACCCGGCTGCAGGTGGAGCACGGCATCACCGAATGCCGCTACGGCATCGACCTGGTTGAAGAGCAGATCGCCGTGGCCTTTGGCGCAGAACTACGCTACCGCGAAGAAAATCTGCGTCCCTCGTACTGCGCCATGCAGGTGCGCATCAACTGCGAGAATCCGCAGGACAACTTTGCCCCCAACTCCGGCCTCATTTCGCGCTACGTGTCGCCCGGTGGCCCTGGCGTTCGCCTGGACTCCAACATCAGCGCCGGGTACGAGTTCCCTGCCAACTACGATTCGGCGGGCGCTCTGCTCATTTCCTATGCCCATGACTGGGAAAAGACCCTTGGCATCATGGAGCGCGCGCTCAGCGAATATGTCATTGGCGGCATCAAGACCACCATTCCTTTCTACCGCCAGCTCATAAAAAATCCCCTGTTCCGCCAGGGCAACATCAACACCAACTTTATCGCCAACCATCCGGAGCTCATGGTTTATACCGACCTTGCTCCCGAGGGCGAACGCCTTTCCAAGCTGGTGGCCGAAATATCCGCCAAGGGTTTCAATCCCTACGTGCAGCTGGGGGAATACCGCTCGGATACCACGCCCTGTCTTGGCCCCTTTGAGCCGGTAATGCCCGCCATCACTTCGGCGCAGCGGCGGCAGCCTTCGCCCTATCCGCAGGGCGACCGTCTGGCTACCCTGGATTACATCCGTGATTCCGGGAAGGTGCATTTTACCGACACCACACCGCGCGACTTCACCCAGTCCAATTCCGGCAACCGCTTCCGCCTTGCCGAAGACCGGCTTATTGGCCCGTATCTGGACAACGTGGGGTACTTCTCCATTGAAAATGGCGGCGGCGCGCACTTCCACGTGGCCATGCTGGCCAATATGACCTATCCCTTCACCGAAGCGAAGGAATGGAACCGCTTTGCCCCCAAGACCATGAAGCAGCTTCTGGTGCGCTCCACCAACGTGCTGGGCTATACGCCGCAGCCCCGCAACCTCATGCTCAAGACCGGAGAAATGATCTGTGACCATTACCAGATCATCCGCTGCTTTGACTTTTTGAACCATATTGAAAACATGCGGCCCATGGCCGAAGTGGTTCTTAACCGCAATGACGTCATTTTCGAACCCGCCATCTCCATGTCCTGGGCCAAGGGTTTTGACGTGCAGCACTACCTTGGCGTCACGGAAGCCATGTTGCGCATGGTTGCCAGCGTCATGGGCGTGGACCCCAAGGAAGCTTCGCGGCACATCATTCTGGGTCTCAAGGATATGGCCGGGGTCTGCCCCCCGCGCTTCATGACGGAACTGGTCACGGCCATACGCAAAGCCTGGCCCGAACTTGTGCAGCACTATCACCGCCACTACACGGACGGCCTTTTTGTGCCCTCCTGCGGCGCGGCGGCCAAAGCCGGAGCACACATTATCGATGTGGGCCTGG harbors:
- a CDS encoding PhoH family protein encodes the protein MAVQSSMNETVEFDDSALANQLFGPHNAHLDLLAVASGARISSRGARILIESSDADVRQVLCNVFVQLYELLRGGLVLSQQDFARAYEMLRADSGLNLSQIFRDAVFVNTPRKTVTARNVAQRTYLDLLRRHELVFAVGPAGTGKTYLAVAMALSMFQQHKVKRIVLTRPAVEAGERLGFLPGDLAEKVNPYLRPLYDALHDMMPQPKVASMMEVGSIEVAPLAFMRGRTLNDAFIILDEAQNTTQEQMKMFLTRMGFGSRMVVTGDITQIDLPMQPGGQRPRSGLIHALNILPDVPGLAVHRFSKADVVRHPLVGAIVNAYDNAEKDGTTS
- a CDS encoding pyruvate carboxylase — its product is MGNKTFAEVQDFLKGKVILVANRGIPGRRICRSIRERFDAVAAMTATDVDKTAPAASTAQELVLLGAEPRAYLDIDGVIAKAKQRGVVGIHPGWGFASEDTRFPARCKEAGITFIGATAEAMNLLGNKVQAREVARKLGIPVVPGSDGAVDVPTAKKLISEMGLPIMLKAEGGGGGRGIFAIHNEAELEDAFFKASTMAQASFGNPRLFVEKFLADVRHIEIQVIADMYGNVFAFDERDCTVQRNHQKLIEITPSPWSGLSRNLRERLKDYSRRLVRAVGYHSLATVEFLVTPEGTPYLIEVNTRLQVEHGITECRYGIDLVEEQIAVAFGAELRYREENLRPSYCAMQVRINCENPQDNFAPNSGLISRYVSPGGPGVRLDSNISAGYEFPANYDSAGALLISYAHDWEKTLGIMERALSEYVIGGIKTTIPFYRQLIKNPLFRQGNINTNFIANHPELMVYTDLAPEGERLSKLVAEISAKGFNPYVQLGEYRSDTTPCLGPFEPVMPAITSAQRRQPSPYPQGDRLATLDYIRDSGKVHFTDTTPRDFTQSNSGNRFRLAEDRLIGPYLDNVGYFSIENGGGAHFHVAMLANMTYPFTEAKEWNRFAPKTMKQLLVRSTNVLGYTPQPRNLMLKTGEMICDHYQIIRCFDFLNHIENMRPMAEVVLNRNDVIFEPAISMSWAKGFDVQHYLGVTEAMLRMVASVMGVDPKEASRHIILGLKDMAGVCPPRFMTELVTAIRKAWPELVQHYHRHYTDGLFVPSCGAAAKAGAHIIDVGLGSAVRAYGQGDVLSTMAYIEDELGLTCHLDKSAIRDANFVCKQIMPYYDRYCAPYFQGIDYDVTLHGMPGGATSSSQEGAMKQGYIHLLPYMLKFLEGTRQIVRYHDVTPGSQITWNTAFLAVTGAWKRGGEDEVRYLLQVLAEVTRTPEEDLSQEMRKARLHIYRDCNDAFRNLLLGKFGKLPLGFPADWVYMSAFGAEWKNAVASRTEVSPLESLVDINLSAEEKACADILKRKPNEEEFVLYLNHPADALKTIQFKAKFGDPNNLPLHVWFEGLKVGQDLYFNDSSGKPHHLQLLSISSPNETGISICRYVLDSEFMSSEVQVRQPVGTAAKGALMADPSNQFHVAAPSNGDLWVMYVHPGDVVRAGEELFNVSIMKQEKAVLAPVDGMVKRVLKTADFKESKQMVSVREGELIVELGPVPRVCANEACGQPIPMENITFCPYCGSKVS
- a CDS encoding HDIG domain-containing metalloprotein, producing the protein MITQKKTARPASFLALIHALRARHHCGWGLAALIITFFALSLLAGANFEVVPRIYVAGQVADSDVIADRDILVEDTQATKARRKQVLFLQPPVYDLSLEPYVAFQNRIVEILRSLNNGVDYKSQEGPLQRLADELTPPVTDEVLPELSHPDVQSYLLKTLLPSIREHMAEGLVGDIRSARVGRSGVIIRNLDNNTEILRPDVTNLPDVQSFLAEVSSIVRQVPTLNAQSRRAINILLSATVPASLTLNREATQKRGNAVMSMVEPVYYQILKGELLIRKGERVSREQQIKLQTLYKSASDPMHWGTAMGTFLCSLLLSVGFFVAPSGKPGTPLRCKDMLLISLLLLLFSVGAKIVYVLGLRMDSVTFLNTLGLGFPVAGAVGLVAMVFAARRYCTMGLLLSFFTMLMFQEDFYFFLFQFLGGMLATWLVTNAQSRQDVVWSIVPLTIGQSLIWFGTALLSQTAPAELPMQLAAVAINSLLSLILLFAVSPVLELSFGYSTRFRLMELMSLEQPLMQELMVTVPGTYHHSLVVSNMVEAGAKAIGANSLLCKVAALYHDVGKLSYPEYFIENQFGGHNKHDKLAPSMSALILLSHVKKGTELAERYKLGQDIVDIISQHHGTRIIRYFYQKALNLGEKPRESDYSYLGPRPQTKEAAILMLADSVEASSRTLTDPTPARIKSHIDAIIKGIFSEGQLDESELTFKDLHYLSENFQRILTGIFHQRIAYPDAKIRDVASKVGGKADAKPEGKPEGKPDGKPEGKADGKPDAKPEGKPNGTPEARRESKADARQEPSGENGGTASPAAGMPVLPYVPVVTPYAASQGGAMNGNTENAKTERTSAAPTNGGRPDLTAAGAQPDQPGQAQPEQGAWQKPSDKGAR
- a CDS encoding biotin--[acetyl-CoA-carboxylase] ligase gives rise to the protein MPDSRPPAIWRFGHLASCLDAAMHMAASGLLAPWDSVQCAAQSAGRGQLRRSWYSPPGNIYVALRLPVTPPFDGSAAAPATAFLLAKALRSEGWPVQLKWPNDIVIVDADGQPKKLAGILLEERGGILLAGMGINVDFSPPAAILRADAAMEATCLRDACRHAEGQYNSTAEALWQRLVMLIHSAYIDCHSFSEQWKKRADSLLLWRGKNVELRDDGRIVRGWLAGLSPAGGLCLNRNGRLEEFFSGSLLLTGRAAVKG
- the ybeY gene encoding rRNA maturation RNase YbeY → MLEALPAAAPRAAEEFQVPAEVELFLLDDAAIADANARHLGCTGPTNILSFPGGADAPGVLLLSLDTLRRECLLYGQDPSEHAVRLLAHGMGHLCGLDHGPAMDALCEGCMDAGCMALCNEKGAEPVCAVSF
- a CDS encoding HD domain-containing protein, with translation MELYLVGGAVRDMLVGRTPTELDFAFDGTVEDFLDAHPHARRVGKSVHVCLWRGRECMPLRGNSPENDLMARDLTVNALALDSAGRLYSHPQALHDLRRRILRPASPTSFACDPTRIFRLARFAAAWPDWSIDKNAFEQMRALSAAELAALPAERVGREILKALGAPAPGRFFRVLAQGQALRPWLAELDEASRIPAGPAQWHNNSVLGHSLRIMDMVAGDALTAWMALCHDLGKIQTDPALLPHHYGHEKRGVALSAELARRLRLPVRFAKAGAIAAAEHMKGGMYSMLRPGTRRDLLWRVHASGLDQRFWRLVDADSGSPLSTMALAHLAVLLDLRLPEEWRDKGEISARKLRDLHCQALAKL
- a CDS encoding glutamate/aspartate ABC transporter substrate-binding protein, which codes for MTLKKILLSALAGLLLLTATHASAQAEELTGTLKKIKETGVIVVGHRESSVPFSYYDLQQNVIGYAQDYSNKVVDAVKKQLNMPDLKVRFVPITSQNRIPLLQNGTYDFECGSTTNNLDRQQQVDFSNTFFIVGTRLLTHKNSGIKDFDDLKGKNVAVTAGTTSEMLLNKMNDEKKLGINVISVKDHGDAFRTVESGRAVAFFIDDALLAGERAKAKKPADWVIVGTPQSFEAYGCMVRKGDAPFKKLVDGTIAELQLNGEAEKSYQRWFKQPIPPKGMNMNFDMSDEMKNLFKAPNDKALN